The DNA segment CTCGCCGGGGTCGGAGGATGCGAGGCCTCCAGGCGCAACTGCACCATGCCGACCGCGTGGCCCAGGGAATGGGCCAGCGCCGACATATCGCAAGGATCTCTGTAGTAGTCGACGAAGTGCAGCCCGAGCAAACGGCGCGCTGAATCCGAGAGCGCTTCCTTGCTCGTGACAGTGGCGACCCAACTCATATTCGGCTGAGCGAGCCAAGGCTCGAACGACTCGAGTTCGGCGTCACTGAATCCACTGTGTATATCGAGGAGCCCGCTGATGGGCTGTGTGTCCTGGGCGAGTGCATCGAGCTCTCGCTGGCTTGACGCGAAGATCAGCTTCCAGCCTTGTTGCGCCAGGAACCTGCAACGCATGGCGTCGTGATGCTGCGACAGATACAGCAGCGGACGATTGACGTACGCGGTCATATAACCCTCCCCCGATCTCTTCTTCTTGTTGCGAGCTAGTGTCCGTTCCGGACTTGTTCTAGTTCGCGGTCTTCTTGAAGGGCGATGCTTGATCCAGCGCATCGCGGCTTCGGGGATGGAGGGTCTTCAGTTTGCCAGTTGCATGGCGCTCGGGTCCGGGCCACATCGGGCCCGGCTCGATCACCGCACCTGGCTAAGCACGAATGCCAGCTTGTCACGAACGAGGGTGAAAATTGAACGTCGGCATGATGCCGACAAGCTCCCCGGACCCGACTCGCATGGTGAACCTCCCGTCCCCACTGACTTCAGGAACCCTGCCAACGGGCAAAGCCCGCCGGAGCACCCGCACGCGGCACGTCATGGACTGTGCATCGCGCCTTGCGCAGGTGCCGCGGGTCGATCCTGACCATTTACGGATCGACCCGCGCCTGAAATGACTGCAACCATCTATCATCGGGCAGGCACGTTTTTGCATGCCTGTCCTGCCTGGGCCGTGTAGTTATCTGGCGCGGCCCTGCGCCTGAGCCCCTCCCCTGGTCCCGCCTGGGCTTGCGGGTACTTTATAACCTTGTCGCCGGACTTGGCGCTCGCGAGGCGGCGCCGGTTGTTGTGGTCTGGCTTGCGGCTTTAGTCCGATCACATGTTCTGCGAAGCATAAATGCGACGAACGTGCCAACGCTGCTAAGTCATTGATTTCACTAACAGGGCCGGTTGTGAGTTCGCTACTTGCCAACGCAAGTGTGTAACAGAATGTTTCTTCCGTGTTACTGCGCATCGTCCTGCGAATCTTGGGATTCGGAATGCCCCCGACCGTGAAATGCGAAGTTCTAGCACCTTGTGTTTGTTGAATGGAACGGCTGCTTCGCATTTCCAAGCCCGTGCTTCCATCCCGGGTGCGGGTTTTCCCATTGCCGGCATGTGGCCTGCGGTAGGGATCTCTCCCGGCACCAGCGGGTCGAATGGTTGCATTTCTGAAAATGCGTATCTCCGGCGGTACTCGGTGCGAGGGTTGGAAAGAACTATCAGTCGCACGTACCGATGAGAACGAAAGTACGAGAGATTCTTGCTAACTGCAAAAGTCGTAGTCCGAAGGATGGACGATATAGCGCGCAGCGTACTTTTCACAAGCCAGAACGCGGCCCGGACTCATCTGTATGGATGAGTTGCGCATGCCTTACATAGATCGCCGGTTTCACGCGGATTGGTTGCATTTGTGAAAACGGGTCCGCAGCGGCAAAGGCATGGCGCCTCGGCGGAATTGCCCCAGGCAACCGGCGGCTCGGGGAGCGATACCTGGGCGCCTAGTACTTTGGTAGTCCCACGTAGAGTCGATGCCGGACGCAGCCCGACTAAGCTATCTTGCATGCAGTACCTCGCCTGAGACGAGCGAGCGGGGCGCGCAGCTGGATGAGTCCGGGGAGGGGCTGCAAAATGAAAACAGGCGATAGGGTCTTCACGCGGGGGGATGCGATCAGATGGATGATCGCGCTCGGGTTTCTGGTTCTGGATTCGATCTGGCTCGCGGCAAGCGGGCGTTCCGTGGCCCATGCCAGCCTCGTTGCCATCGGCAGGGCCGTGGCGATGCTTGCCGGCATTGCGCTGATTCTCAGCTTGATCGCAGGCATGCCGCGGGTGACAGCCACATCGCGCGGACTGCACTATCGGCGGCTGGCGCTAGTGGCGCAATGTGGCGCTCTGCTGGTAGCCTTCACCAATATCATGAGCGTGATGTCTTATTTGATGATCACGCTGGCCCCGCCTCTGATGGATGCCAGGCTGGCCGAGTTGGACAAGCTGTTGGGTTTTGACTGGCCGCAGGTCTACAACTGGGTCAGGGCGCGGCCCGCCGTGACTCTCATTCTGCAGTTGGCTTACGCCAGCGGCCTGGCTCAGCTGCTCCTGGTTCCCATGCTGACCGGTCTGGCGGGGCGGGCTGAACACTTGCGTGAGTTCATGTCCAACATGATTCTCTCGTGCACGCTGCTGTTGCTGATTGCCGCCCCTTGGCCAGCCGCCGGGGCTTATGTCTCGTTCGGCGTGGCAAGCGCCGCCGAGATGGCCAGCGTTTCACACTTCAACGTATTACGTGCCGGAGCGATGCAGGTATTCGATCTCGCGCACGTACAGGGGCTGGTGTCCATTCCGTCCTATCACACCGCCATGGCGCTGATCTTTGTGCAAACGATGCGCTGGACCCGCACCGGGTTCGTGGTCGCATGCCTGCTGAACCTGGCGATGATCCTGTCGACGCCGACGGAGGGGGGGCATTACCTGGTGGATGTCGTGGGTGGCGTGGGTTTGTGGGCCCTGACGGCAGGCTTGCTGCGTGTATGCAGAGCGGCCAGACCTCCAGTGCTCGGCCAACACGTCGCCCAGCCGCAGCCTCTCTGAACCTCCGAAGCCGCGAGATAGTGCGGCGGGCCGGTTCCACCGTCCCGCTGGAACCGAGCCCGCGCCTGAAAGTACTGCAAAGCAGATAGAAATCGCCGCACCGGCAGCGTTGCTGCTACCGTGTGCGGCGTGGGCCATGGATTCTGAAAACGGCGCTGGCCCGGCGCTTAACCTCCCCGCGAAGCAAGCTCTGTCACGGCCACTGCTCCACTCCCCGTTCAAGTCTGATTATCGTGATGCCGCGGCTGGCGGTTTTGCACCGCCTTGTCGCCGGCATCCCTGGCGTACCGTATTTGCTGACATCGGCAATCTTTTCGGTCGCTCTGCTCTTTGTAACGAAGACAAGAGCGACGAACGTGCCATGGTTTGTAAACTGCTGATTTTGTTAAGAATGCATTTTGCGAACTTGTTACATTCTGCGTTTCTTGTAACAAAGTGTTTCCTTGTCGTTACTGCCTTCGGGGCTGTTGTGTGCGCCGCAGCATGGCCGGCATGGCGAAAAGCGATGCTCTGACTTCTCTCAGATCACCAAAAGTGGCGAAAGAGATGGGTGAGGCTTCCTTTACTACATCGCCCGGGAACCATCCAAAGGGTATTCGTGAGAACGTATTCGGGTGGTGGAGCAGTCGCCGCACGACCGTGCGAATGGTTGCAGCGTTGATACAACCCCGCGCAAATTGACTGTGCACAATAATGCCCACCGACTGCCGGAGGGAAGGGCCAGCGGCATACCACACGTGCCGAAACAGTGCGCCAGCGACAAAAGATGTAGCCTGATAGGGTGACGAGTGTTAACTGAGTCACATTGGCCCGGGCTTTTCCTCGCCTTGTTGGATGAGGAGGGAACTTCCTGTCACGGCTGGCGAATACGATCGATTTGGTTGCATTCCTGATACATTGCTGGCCGGCATGCCGGGATAAGGGATATCGTCGCGCGGCGTGCGGGCACTGCGGTTTGCCGGCGCACCGCCAAATTGCACAATTCACGGGAGAAAGCAGGATGCAGCTAGACAACAATGCGTTCCACGCGGCGGCATATGAGCAGCCGGCCGCCACGGTGCGTCCTCTGCGGTTCGAGTTCATCGGCTCGGGATCGGAGTTTTTCCGCATCTGGATCGTCAATACCTTGCTGACCATTGTCACGCTGGGCATCTATTCGGCCTGGGCCAAGGTCCGCACGATGCAGTACTTCTACCGCAACACGCGGCTGGACGGCGCGAGCTTCGACTACCACGGCCGTGCTTCGGCCATCCTCAAGGGCCGCGCCATCGTGTTTGGCCTGGCGATGGTGTTCCAGCTTGCCAGCCATATTTCGCTGTTCGTGGCCTTGGCGCTGGGCCTGGCTCTGGCGGTGGTGTTTCCGCTGTTGCTGGTGCGGTCCTTGCGTTTTCGCATGGCGAACTCCAGCTACCGCGGCCTGCGCTTCGCCTTTACCGGGAGCGATGCCCAGGCCTACAAGGTGTTCCTGCTCTGGCCAGTGCTCACGGCGCTCAGCCTCTATGCACTGGCGCCGCTGGCGCACCAGCGCTTCAAGCAATACCAGCATGACAACACCCGCTTCGGCACCGCGCCCTTCGGCATCAGCGCGAGCGCGGGCGGCTTCTATGGCGTCTACCTGCGCGCATTCGGCATGATGGTGGCGGTCGTGGTGGGGATGAGCGTGGCCGGCGGCATGCTGGGCAGGGGCATCGGCGCCGGGATTGGCGCTGGCATGGGGGCGGGCATGGGCGCGCCGGCGGTGGCGGGGATCATGGCCGTCATTGGCTTTTTCGTGGCGATGATGGCGGTCGGCCCCTTCTTCATGGCGCGGCTGCAGAACCTGGTGTGGAATCACACCACGTTGGCGCCGCACGCGTTTCGCAGCGAGGTCAAGGCGGGTCGCCTGTTGTTTATCTTCGCCACCAACATGATCGCCAATGCACTGACGCTGGGCCTGTTCCTGCCGTTCGCGCGCGTGCGCTCGATGCGCTACCGTATCGAGAGCATGACCATGCTCGCGGCGGGTCCGCTGGACGCCTTCGTGGCTGGCGAGACGCAGCATGTGGGTGCGCTGGGCGACGCCGCGGTGGACTGGTACGACATCGACATCGCGCTGTGACCGCAGTCATCGTAGTCATCGCCGCGCAAGCCTCGTTCACTTCGATACCAAGGCCCTGATGCAGGATATCCCCGACGCCACGGCCACCGCCCCGGTAGCCGCCACTTACTTCGATGGCCGCTCGTCGCGTGCCCATCGGGTGATGCTCTCCATCGAAGGGCGCGATGCGGTGTTGCGCGATGCACTTGGCACGGTGCTGCGCCGTGCGCCGCTGGCTGCGCTGCGTGTCTCCGAACGGGTCAAACGCGCGCCGCGCCTGGTCACGTTTGCCGATGGCGCCTTCTGCGAGGTCACCGACCACGCCGGTTTTGCCGCCTTGCTGGGCGCCAGTGGCTACCGCGAGGGCTGGGTGGTGCGTGCGCAGAACAGCTGGCGGCTGGCGCTGCTGTCCGTGCTGGGCCTGGCCGCGGCGCTGCTGCTGGGATATTTCTACGTCTTGCCCTGGGGCGCCGGCATGGTGGCGCGCAGCGTGCCGCCGACGCTGGAAGCCCGCCTCGGCGAGGCCACGCTTACCAGCATCGATCATGGCCTGCTCATGCCCTCGGCTCTGCCGCAGGCGCAGCAGCAACGGATTCGCGCCGACTTCGCCGCGCTGGTGCGCCCGGCCGATCCTGGCCACGAGTACGAGATCCTGTTCCGCCACGGTGGCAAGCTCGGGCCCAATGCACTGGCCCTGCCGGGCGGCACCATCGTGGTGACCGATGAACTCGTCAAGCTGACCGGCGTGGGCCCGGGCCTCATGGGCGTGCTCGCCCACGAGGCCGGGCACGTGGCCGAGCGCCATGGCCTGCAGCAGATCCTCCAGGCCTCGGCGGTGGGCGCGCTGGCGGCCTATTTCTTTGGTGACTATTCCACCGTGCTGGCGGGCGTGCCCGCCGCGATCCTGACCCTGCGCTACTCGCGCGACCATGAGCGCGCGGCGGATGCGTATGCGGTGGAGGTCATGCAGCGCAACCACTTGCCGGTGTCGGCGTTTGCCGACGTCCTGCAGGCGCTGGAGGACGCCCACGCCCGGCAGGCGGAAGCCCAGGCGGCCAAGGCCGATGGCGGGAGCGAGGCCAGCACGCCAGCCGCCTCCGGCGAGCGCGAAACCAAGCGGGAGCGCCGCAGCCGGCGTGCCGCGGAGGATGGCGGCAACAACGGGGATGGCGACGATGGCGACAGCTTTTTCTCCACGCATCCGCTCACGCGCGAGCGCATCGAAGCGCTGCGGGCTGCCGGACGCTAGGTCTCAGGCGCCCGGCTGTGTATCTGGTGCAGGTGCATCAAGCGGCGCGCGCGGGGCGGCGGCCGCCACCTGGCTTTGCAGCCAGCTATGGAACCGCAGGATGACCTTCTCGCGTGGATTGCCTTCGCGCCAGGTCACCCAGTAGTGCAGGCTGGACGGGATGCGGGTGGTGCCGATCTGCACCAGCTCGCCGCTGGCAAGGTAGTCGCTGGCGAGTTGCAGGCGCGCGGTGGCCACGCCAAGTCCCGCCACCGCCGATTGCAGCATCATGCCGGCGTCCTGGAAGATCGGCCCGCGCTCGGGTTCCGTGCCAGGCAGGCCGGCGCTTTCCAGCCAGTCGCGCCACGGCCGCAGCGCGAAGCGCAGCATTGGCAGCCGCGGCAGGTCGGCCAGCGTGAAGCCGGGGTAGCGCGCGAGCAGTGCCGGGCTGGCCACCGCGATGACATGGTCTTCGATCAGGTTGTGGCAGGCAAAGCCGGGCAGGTCCACGCGCTGGTGCCAGATCCCCACGTCCACCGAGTACGGATCGGGCGGCGTGATCTCGGCGTGCAGCCGCAGATGCAAGTCCAGCCCCGGCAGGGCAGCGTGCAGGCTCGGCAGGCGGCGGATCAGCCAAGCGTTGGCCAGGTCGGCCATGACGCTGACTTCCAGCCGCACCACCTGCGGCGCGCCACCGTTGCTGGCCTCGCGCAGGCCGTCTTCCAGTTCCGCCAGCCCGTCGCGAATCCGCTCGGCCAGCCGCGCGCCCACATTGGTTGGCATCATCAGGTGGCCGGTGCGCTGGAACAGCTTGGTGCCCAGCTTGTCCTCCAGCGCGCGCAGATGGTGGCTGATGGCGCTGTGAGTCAGCGCCAGTTCCTCCGCCGCGCGCGAGAAGCTGCGGTGGCGGGCAGCGGCCTCGAGTGCGCGCAGTGCCTGCAGCGCGGGCAACTGGGGCGCGCGCTGCAAGCGCAGCGGCTCGGGGGGCGGGGCGGGTTCAGCCGGGCGGGATGGCAAGCTGGCCTGGCCGGGCAGGCCAGGCTTGATGGGTTTGGGGTGTCGGGAGGTCATTGCCGTCAAATTCTACTCACAATTGCGGCGGGTATCTTTCGTTGGTGTTGCAGGCGGCGACTGACGACAATGCAGGCATGAATTCTGCCAATGTATCCACCCCTGCCGCCGCGGCGCCGTCTCCTGCTTCCCGGGCCGGCGATCCTGCGCTGGCTGCTGCCCGCTGGCGCGTGCTTTGCATCTTTTCGCTGGGTTTCCTGGTGTCCTATATCTTCCGCGGCGTCAACTTGGGCTTCGCGCCGCATTTGATCCGCGAGATGGGGCTGGGCGCCGCCGACCTGGGGCTGCTGACCAGCTTTTACTTCCTGGGGTTTGCCTGCGCCCAGTTGCCGGCCGGGCTGATGCTGGATCGCTTTGGCCCGCGCCGCACCGAGGCGGCATTGCTGCTGGTGGCGGTGGCTGGCGCGCTGGTATTCGCCTCGGCGACCAGCATGGCCGCGCTGGCGGCAGGGCGCCTGATGATCGGCGTGGGCGTGTCGGTTTGCCTGGGGGCTGCCATCCAGGCCCTGTCGATCTGGTTCCCCCTGTCGCGCATGCCCTTGCTCAATGGGGTGGTGATGGCGATCGGCGGGCTGGGCGCCGTCATGGTGGGCGCGCCGCTGGGCTGGCTGCTGTCATGGACCGACTGGCGCACCGTCAGCTATGGGCTGGCCGGCTTGACGCTGGCCATGGCGGCGCTGCTGTGGCTTGGCGCCCCCGAGACCAGCCGCGCTGGCAAGCAGCGCCTTGCCGAACAGCTGCGCGGCACCTGGCAAGTCTTTCGCAATGCGCGCTTTTTGCACGTGGTGCCGCTGGCCCTGCTCAATCAAGGTGTGTTCCTGGCGGTGCAGACGCTGTGGGTCGGCGCCTTCCTGCGGGACGTGGCCGGCTATGCGCCGGAGCAGGGCGCGCGCCTGGTGTCGGTGATCGGCTTTGCCATGATGGGCGGCTGCGTGTGCGCTGGCTGGGCCGCGCGCCATCTGGAGCGTGCTGGTGTGAGCCTGTACACCTTCGCCGGCGTCGGCATGAGCGGGTTCATCGTGATCCAGTGCCTGATCATGGCGGGTGTGCCGCTGCCGCCAGCGCTGCTGTGGGCGGCCTATGGCGTGTTCGGCTCCAGCGGCATCCTGGCCTATGCCGTGCTGGCACGCAGCTTCCCCGATGCGCTGATCGGACGTGCCACCACGGCGCTGACCTTGACGGTGTTCCTGTCCACCTTTGCCTGCCAGGTCGGCATCGGGCTGGTGCTGGACCTCTGGCCCGCCGATGCTGGCCGCTACCCGAAGGCGGCGCACCTGACCGTGTGGGGCGGGCTGGTGGCGCTGCAGGTGCTGGCCGCGCTGTGGTACATGCTGGGGGCGCGTCGCGCAAGCAGCGCTACAGCATGACCGGGCGGTCGTCGAGCTCGTTCGGATTGGGCCGGTCGCCCGAGGGGAAATGCTGCGCCAGTTGATGGTGGATCTTTTCCACTGCCGCCAGCACGGGCTTGACCGATAGCTCCCGGGCCAGCCCGCTAGCGAGTTCGCTACAGATGGCGCGCCAGGTTTCCGGGGCCACGCGGGCATCGATGCCACGGTCGGCCAGCAGCTCCACCGCGTGATCCGCCAGGTTGATATAAAGCAGCACCCCGGTGTGGCCTTCGGTGTTCCACACCTCCAGCGCGCCGAACAGGGCGCGGGCACGGGCGCGCGGGCTGGTGCCGGAGAAGGCCAGCGCCAAGGGCAGGCTGGATTCGATCACGACCCGGACTTCGCCGTGATGCCGCTGCTCGCCGGCGCGCACCGCCTGCTGCAGTTGCTGCTGGGCGTCGGCGGGGAAGAGTTTGCTGGCGGCGCCGGGGCGCGTGCCGAGATGGCGCAGGGCGCGCTTGAAGTGTGGCATGTGTCGTTACCAGTTGCCGGAGGCGCCGCCTCCGTCGAAGCCACCGCCGCCACCACCACCGAAGCCGCCGCCCCCACCGCCACCGCCTCCTCCGAAGCCACCGCCGCCGCCACGTCCCCAGCCGCCACCCCCGAGACCGCCAAGGGTGCCGCCCAGTCCGCCGGCAGCCGCGTCCCAGCCGCGCCCGCCCGTCACGATCCGCGAGCCGCCCGAGCGGCGGGCCGCGGAGATGAAGAAGAACAGGATGATGGCGAGCGGGAACAGCACCGGCAGCCAGTCGGTCCACGCGCCGCTCTGGGCGGCCTTGGCGCCGGCCTGCGGGCCGGGCAGGGCTTCCTTGTCGATGGTGGCCTGGATCGCCGAGACGCCGGCCGCGATGCCGCCATAGAAATCATTCTGGCGGAAGTGCGGCGCCATCACGTCCTGCAGGATGCGCTTGGACATGGCGTCGGTCAGCGAGCCTTGCACGCCGCGCCCCACTTCCAGGCGCATCTTGCGCAGGCCGGGCGGGTTGTCCTTGGCGATCAGCAGGATCACGCCGTCGTCGATGCCCTTGCGCCCGGCGCGCCAGGCGTCGGCCACGCGGATGCTGTAGGCATCGATGGGCTCGGGATCGGTGGTGGGTACCATCAGCACGAAGATCTGGCTGCCGCGCTGCTGCTCGTACTCTGCCAGTACGTTTTCCAGCGCGCTGCGCTGGCTGGCGCTGAGCGTGCCGGTGAGGTCGGTGACCCGCTGCGCGAGCGGCGGCACCGCGACAAAGCCGTCGCCGGCGGCCATGGCCGGGAACGCCAGCAGCGCGCCCAGCCATAGCAGCAGCGCCAGCATGGCGGCTGTCCAGCCACTGCGCTCAGAGGGATTGCGCATAGGTATGGTCCGGGCTCAGAACTTCACCGTGGGCGGTGCGGAGATGGCCTTCTCGTTTTCCACCGTGAACGACGGCTTGACCGGGTACTTGAAGATCATGGCGGTCAGGTTGGTGGGGAAACTGCGCGCCAGGATGTTGTAGTCGCGCACCGCCGTGATATAGCGCTGGCGTGCCACCGTGATGCGGTTCTCAGTGCCCTCGAGCTGCGATTGCAGGTCGCGGAACGAGGCATCGGCCTTGAGCTGCGGATAGTTTTCCGACACCGCCAGCAGGCGCGACAGCGCGCCGCTCAGCTCGCCCTGGGCCTGCTGGAAGCGCTTGAAGGCTTCGGGGTCGTTGAGGGTTTCGGGCGAGACCTGGATGCTGGTGGCCGCGGCGCGGGCCTTGGTCACGGCTTCCAGTGTCTCGCGCTCATGCGTGGCATAGCCCTTGACGGTATTGACCAGGTTGGGGATCAGGTCGGCGCGGCGCTGGTACTGGTTGATCACCTCGCCCCAGGCCGCCTTGACGGCCTCGTCCTTGGACTGGAAGTCGTTGTACCCGCAGGCGGACAGCAGGCTAGCGCACAGGGCCAGCATGAGCCAGCGCAGTACAGAGCGCCCGCGGGACGGTGACAGGGAAGGGGATGCGCGCATCGAGGACTCCGGAATTCGTGGAGTCCCCAGTGTAGCGCAGGGGCCGGGCGGCGCAAGCGTATCGGCCCGGGTGCAGTTGACGGCAGGCCGGCGGTCCCGGTAGATTGTCGTTTCCGCCGTGGTTGCCACGGTGTGCTCCCATTCAGCCCCAACCTGCCATGCGCGCTGTTCCGTCGATTTCCGCACTTGTTTGCCCTGCCTCGCAGCGGCAGGTGCCGGCGCGCGCCAAAGCCAAAAAACAGCCGCTCATCTGACCGGGGGCGCTGCTTTCCGTCAGATGAGCGACGGAAGCGGCACCTGCGTGCCAGCGTACAGGGGCGAGGCCAGGTTTCAAGGTTCAGGCTTTCCCACTCCCGCACGCGGGCTCATCTGCCACCCGGCGCGCTTCTGCACGGTTTTTTTGACCGGTCGTACAGGAGTGATTCGATGCAAGCAGTAGATCAAGTACAACAAGCCTTTTCAGGAATCTGGCTGCCGCTGGTGACGCCATTTGCCGACGGCTCGGTCGATTTCCCCGCGCTGGCCCGCCTGGTGGCGCACTACGCCGGCAGCGGCATCGCCGGGATCGTGGTGTGCGGCAGCACCGGTGAGGCGGCCGCGCTCGATGAGGCCGAGCAACTGGCCGTGCTGGATACCGTGCTGGCCAGCGCCGGCAGCTTGCCGGTAATGATGGGCGTGGCGGGCAGCCAGGTGAAGCAGGTGCAGGCGCGCGTGCGCCGGCTGGCCGGGCTGCCGCTGGCCGGGTTGCTGGCGCCCGCGCCTTATTACGTCCGTCCGTCGCAGGCCGGCCTGCTGGATTATTTCCGCACGCTGGCCGATAGCGCCGCCGCGCCGCTGGTGCTGTACGACATTCCCTACCGGACTGGCGTGAAGCTGGAGACGGAAACCATCCTGGCGCTGGCCGCGCATCCGAATATCCGTGCCATCAAGGATTGCGGCGGTGACTACCACGGCACGCAGGCCGTCATTGCCGACGCTCGCCTGAGCGTGCTGGCGGGGGAGGATCACCAGTTGCTGGGCACGCTGTGCCTGGGCGGCGCCGGCGCGATCATCGCTTCCGCCCATCTGTATCCGGCACTGTTCGTGGCGCTCGCGCAGGCGGTGGCGGGGCAGCGGCTCGAGCATGCGCGCCGGCTTTTCCATGCCGTGATGCCGGTGATCAAGCTGCTGTTCGCGGAGCCCAATCCGGGGCCGCTCAAGGCCATGCTGGCGCGCGAGGGATGGACGCGCAACGAGTTGCGCGCGCCGATGAAGTCTGCTGGCGCGGCCCTGGAGGCGGCCTTGGCGCAGGCCTGCGAGCGGCTTGGGGCGGTTGTTCCTGAATTGCTTGGCTGACTGACCTAGCGGGCGTTCGAGCTTTTGAGGTTTCGGCGTTAGGGGTGACTGCTTAACGTCAACTTCAACTACAACTTCAACTTCAACTACAACTTCAACTTCAACTTCAGTTTCACCACCCCTGCGGGGCGGCGACCTACTTTCTTGTCTTGCCAAAAAAGTAGGCAAAAAAGGCGCGCCGGATGGGGCGACACCCCCTCGGGATTTCACGAAAAGAGCGGCCGGGACCCAAACTCGCATCGCCTTAAGGCGATACTC comes from the Cupriavidus basilensis genome and includes:
- a CDS encoding phosphatase PAP2 family protein, producing the protein MKTGDRVFTRGDAIRWMIALGFLVLDSIWLAASGRSVAHASLVAIGRAVAMLAGIALILSLIAGMPRVTATSRGLHYRRLALVAQCGALLVAFTNIMSVMSYLMITLAPPLMDARLAELDKLLGFDWPQVYNWVRARPAVTLILQLAYASGLAQLLLVPMLTGLAGRAEHLREFMSNMILSCTLLLLIAAPWPAAGAYVSFGVASAAEMASVSHFNVLRAGAMQVFDLAHVQGLVSIPSYHTAMALIFVQTMRWTRTGFVVACLLNLAMILSTPTEGGHYLVDVVGGVGLWALTAGLLRVCRAARPPVLGQHVAQPQPL
- a CDS encoding YjgN family protein translates to MQLDNNAFHAAAYEQPAATVRPLRFEFIGSGSEFFRIWIVNTLLTIVTLGIYSAWAKVRTMQYFYRNTRLDGASFDYHGRASAILKGRAIVFGLAMVFQLASHISLFVALALGLALAVVFPLLLVRSLRFRMANSSYRGLRFAFTGSDAQAYKVFLLWPVLTALSLYALAPLAHQRFKQYQHDNTRFGTAPFGISASAGGFYGVYLRAFGMMVAVVVGMSVAGGMLGRGIGAGIGAGMGAGMGAPAVAGIMAVIGFFVAMMAVGPFFMARLQNLVWNHTTLAPHAFRSEVKAGRLLFIFATNMIANALTLGLFLPFARVRSMRYRIESMTMLAAGPLDAFVAGETQHVGALGDAAVDWYDIDIAL
- a CDS encoding M48 family metallopeptidase yields the protein MQDIPDATATAPVAATYFDGRSSRAHRVMLSIEGRDAVLRDALGTVLRRAPLAALRVSERVKRAPRLVTFADGAFCEVTDHAGFAALLGASGYREGWVVRAQNSWRLALLSVLGLAAALLLGYFYVLPWGAGMVARSVPPTLEARLGEATLTSIDHGLLMPSALPQAQQQRIRADFAALVRPADPGHEYEILFRHGGKLGPNALALPGGTIVVTDELVKLTGVGPGLMGVLAHEAGHVAERHGLQQILQASAVGALAAYFFGDYSTVLAGVPAAILTLRYSRDHERAADAYAVEVMQRNHLPVSAFADVLQALEDAHARQAEAQAAKADGGSEASTPAASGERETKRERRSRRAAEDGGNNGDGDDGDSFFSTHPLTRERIEALRAAGR
- a CDS encoding LysR substrate-binding domain-containing protein; translation: MTSRHPKPIKPGLPGQASLPSRPAEPAPPPEPLRLQRAPQLPALQALRALEAAARHRSFSRAAEELALTHSAISHHLRALEDKLGTKLFQRTGHLMMPTNVGARLAERIRDGLAELEDGLREASNGGAPQVVRLEVSVMADLANAWLIRRLPSLHAALPGLDLHLRLHAEITPPDPYSVDVGIWHQRVDLPGFACHNLIEDHVIAVASPALLARYPGFTLADLPRLPMLRFALRPWRDWLESAGLPGTEPERGPIFQDAGMMLQSAVAGLGVATARLQLASDYLASGELVQIGTTRIPSSLHYWVTWREGNPREKVILRFHSWLQSQVAAAAPRAPLDAPAPDTQPGA
- a CDS encoding MFS transporter, which codes for MNSANVSTPAAAAPSPASRAGDPALAAARWRVLCIFSLGFLVSYIFRGVNLGFAPHLIREMGLGAADLGLLTSFYFLGFACAQLPAGLMLDRFGPRRTEAALLLVAVAGALVFASATSMAALAAGRLMIGVGVSVCLGAAIQALSIWFPLSRMPLLNGVVMAIGGLGAVMVGAPLGWLLSWTDWRTVSYGLAGLTLAMAALLWLGAPETSRAGKQRLAEQLRGTWQVFRNARFLHVVPLALLNQGVFLAVQTLWVGAFLRDVAGYAPEQGARLVSVIGFAMMGGCVCAGWAARHLERAGVSLYTFAGVGMSGFIVIQCLIMAGVPLPPALLWAAYGVFGSSGILAYAVLARSFPDALIGRATTALTLTVFLSTFACQVGIGLVLDLWPADAGRYPKAAHLTVWGGLVALQVLAALWYMLGARRASSATA
- a CDS encoding TPM domain-containing protein encodes the protein MPHFKRALRHLGTRPGAASKLFPADAQQQLQQAVRAGEQRHHGEVRVVIESSLPLALAFSGTSPRARARALFGALEVWNTEGHTGVLLYINLADHAVELLADRGIDARVAPETWRAICSELASGLARELSVKPVLAAVEKIHHQLAQHFPSGDRPNPNELDDRPVML
- a CDS encoding TPM domain-containing protein gives rise to the protein MRNPSERSGWTAAMLALLLWLGALLAFPAMAAGDGFVAVPPLAQRVTDLTGTLSASQRSALENVLAEYEQQRGSQIFVLMVPTTDPEPIDAYSIRVADAWRAGRKGIDDGVILLIAKDNPPGLRKMRLEVGRGVQGSLTDAMSKRILQDVMAPHFRQNDFYGGIAAGVSAIQATIDKEALPGPQAGAKAAQSGAWTDWLPVLFPLAIILFFFISAARRSGGSRIVTGGRGWDAAAGGLGGTLGGLGGGGWGRGGGGGFGGGGGGGGGGFGGGGGGGFDGGGASGNW
- a CDS encoding LemA family protein, whose amino-acid sequence is MRASPSLSPSRGRSVLRWLMLALCASLLSACGYNDFQSKDEAVKAAWGEVINQYQRRADLIPNLVNTVKGYATHERETLEAVTKARAAATSIQVSPETLNDPEAFKRFQQAQGELSGALSRLLAVSENYPQLKADASFRDLQSQLEGTENRITVARQRYITAVRDYNILARSFPTNLTAMIFKYPVKPSFTVENEKAISAPPTVKF
- the dapA gene encoding 4-hydroxy-tetrahydrodipicolinate synthase, translating into MQAVDQVQQAFSGIWLPLVTPFADGSVDFPALARLVAHYAGSGIAGIVVCGSTGEAAALDEAEQLAVLDTVLASAGSLPVMMGVAGSQVKQVQARVRRLAGLPLAGLLAPAPYYVRPSQAGLLDYFRTLADSAAAPLVLYDIPYRTGVKLETETILALAAHPNIRAIKDCGGDYHGTQAVIADARLSVLAGEDHQLLGTLCLGGAGAIIASAHLYPALFVALAQAVAGQRLEHARRLFHAVMPVIKLLFAEPNPGPLKAMLAREGWTRNELRAPMKSAGAALEAALAQACERLGAVVPELLG